One Osmerus mordax isolate fOsmMor3 chromosome 16, fOsmMor3.pri, whole genome shotgun sequence genomic window carries:
- the impa1 gene encoding inositol monophosphatase 1, with amino-acid sequence MPDPWQDAMDHAVALARKAGSMVRDAVQNEMTITCKSSSVDLVTKTDQKVEKLIIESVKEKFPKHSFIGEESVAAGETCVLTDDPTWIVDPVDGTTNFVHGYPFVAISIGFAVNRKMEFGVVYSCIEDKMYTARKGKGAFCNGQTLQVSDQKDISQSIIATEFGSNRDAEVVDKIFSSMRKILCLPIHGMRGVGTAATNMCLVASGCVEAYYEIGIHCWDIAAGAVIVTEAGGVLMDVEGGPLDLMSRRVIAANNRNIAERIVKEIDAFTPLRDDAPIEPK; translated from the exons ATGCCTGACCCATGGCAGGATGCCATGGACCATGCCGTGGCTTTGGCCAGGAAAGCAggatct ATGGTGAGGGATGCAGTACAGAATGAAATGACCATTACTTGCAAGAGCTCCTCTGTGGATTTAGTGACGAAGACTGACCAAAAGGTGGAGAAGCTCATCATTGAATCTGTGAAAGAGAAGTTTCCCAAGCACAG TTTCATAGGTGAAGAGTCTGTGGCTGCTGGTGAGACTTGTGTCCTGACTGACGACCCAACCTGGATAGTCGACCCCGTGGATGGGACCACTAACTTTGTCCATGG ATATCCATTTGTTGCTATTTCTATTGGCTTTGCAGTCAACAGAAAG ATGGAGTTTGGTGTAGTCTACAGCTGCATAGAAGATAAGATGTACACAGCAAGAAAGGGGAAGGGAGCCTTCTGTAATGGACAGACACTTCAAGTGTCAGACCAGAAGG ACATCAGCCAATCCATTATCGCCACGGAGTTTGGATCAAACAGAGATGCAGAGGTTGTGGATAAGATCTTCTCAAGCATGAGAAAGATCCTGTGTCTACCGATCCATGG GATGCGAGGAGTGGGTACGGCTGCTACTAACATGTGCCTGGTGGcgtctggctgtgtggaggcctACTATGAGATAGGGATCCACTGCTGGGACATTGCGGCCGGGGCTGTCATAGTCACGGAGGCTGGAGGAGTCCTCATGGATGTAGAAG GTGGGCCTTTGGACCTCATGTCTAGAAGAGTAATAGCTGCCAACAACAGGAATATTGCTGAAAGGATTGTCAAAGAAATTGATGCATTCACCCCTTTGCGAGATGATGCACCTATTGAACCAAAATAG
- the si:dkey-181m9.8 gene encoding E3 ubiquitin-protein ligase lubel, whose amino-acid sequence MPRVPAELEFETLAECKYNFPAEALRDIRNVTATYGDLRMYVDFYSYPNKEKKKLVCLAGTIPVPYDGNTYNIPVRIWLHQTHPQNQPRCHVCPSGSMVINLRCPCVDASGHVSLICLNNWKSGQSSLAQVVAEMRSAFLKETPLFATLRAETLPTPAHRAHAECLDAHGQHLSDGGWLNPSSYSTQTVGQSLMQTPRERAPPNGLKSSQSEVVGESRVRRSYTEELLEIDFRPPDPPLQYSSSNPFIGSGLAPNATPSSSGDISNLFSSLQLENVVNMYQLETKDNTSKGAATLSHTPSGESQTTPKPSPTPLALVDDSHRVLVNKLPVGVVPRHMKNKLTLYFQRKTNGGGEVLDVTYPAAQPDQACITFHSSIDAEQVLQQANRIITLNNKPVLIQLRSFDSCQTPIPDVISGDKAAMFRSLLSLEGQSFTPADVQEAVQLCSDFPSALKFLSHECPICQEMMSFCKIVTMTHCSCAFCEACFKAYFSAAIKEKSIAHMVCPLCSQPDVRTQGLTEGLMDYFSLLDTKIRHYLDPQTHELFQRKLRDRALQEMPNFRWCAHCSFGLLHEADRLRMDCPSCGKSTCSRCKTAWATQHEGLSCQKFKEWKLHNDPEHHTTRLEILLNKNKIECPKCEFVFYLSKGGCLHFKCTQCQHEFCGSCKRSFKLGSACKFSAECGTKGLHAHHPRDCLYHLRDWSVTRLHKLLQHYRVSLSNRIKEDFTKTGFRGVCAVLELRDTGGRKEEPCGRPALTEHNGYCALHYKEYLVEIINRSQADPAVLFDAAEIVTELQRWHVPVPQRKPQEPEPLYIHRLRLILTQSVRLRDHGTPVKVKGHLCPPMGSMWPAAQDISASGFSEDSQLLLLLND is encoded by the exons ATGCCGAGGGTTCCAGCTGAACTTGAATTTGAAACTCTGGCCGAG TGTAAATACAATTTTCCTGCGGAAGCACTGAGGGATATCAGGAATGTCACAGCAACATACGGAGATCTGCGGATGTATGTGGACTTCTACA GTTACCCcaacaaggagaagaagaagttgGTTTGTTTGGCTGGCACTATTCCAGTACCATATGATG GTAATACATACAACATCCCAGTACGCATTTGGCTTCATCAGACACACCCCCAAAACCAACCAAGGTGCCATGTGTGTCCGTCGGGTTCTATGGTGATCAACCTCCGATGCCCTTGTGTGGATGCAAGTGGGCATGTCAGTCTCATTTGTCTTAACAACTGGAAGAGT GGTCAGTCCAGTCTCGCACAAGTTGTCGCAGAGATGAGATCTGCCTTCCTAAAAGAGACTCCCCTCTTTGCCACACTGAGAGCTGAGACGCTACCTACCCCAGCACACAGAGCACATGCAGAGTGTCTTGATGCTCATGGACAGCATCTATCTGATGGCGG CTGGCTCAACCCAAGTAGCTATTCTACCCAAACAGTTGGACAGTCATTGATGCAGAccccgagagagagag CTCCACCCAACGGTTTAAAGTCCAGCCAGTCTGAGGTAGTTGGGGAGTCCAGGGTGAGACGATCCTACACGGAAGAGCTGTTGGAGATCGACTTCAGACCACCTGACCCGCCTTTACAGTACTCCTCCTCCAACCCTTTCATCGGTAGTGGCTTAG CTCCAAATGCAACTCCATCCAGCTCGGGGGACATCAGCAACCTATTCAGCAGCCTGCAGTTGGAAAATGTGGTCAACATGTACCAGCTTGAAACCAAAGATAACACTTCTAAag GAGCtgccacactctcccacactccctctgGAGAGAGCCAGACCACTCCcaagccctcccccacccccctggcaCTGGTGGATGACAGCCACAGGGTCCTGGTGAACAAGCTGCCCGTGGGCGTGGTCCCTCGACACATGAAGAACAAACTGACGCTCTACTTCCAACGCAAGACCaacggaggaggggaggttctGGATGTGACCTACCCTGCAGCCCAGCCTGACCAGGCCTGCATCACCTTTCACAGCTCCATAG ATGCAGAGCAAGTGTTACAACAGGCAAACAGAATTATCACTTTGAATAACAAACCTGTCCTTATCCAGTTGAGGAGCTTTGACAGTTGTCAG ACTCCAATCCCAGATGTCATCTCTGGGGACAAGGCAGCCATGTTCAGGAGCCTGTTGTCCCTGGAGGGGCAGAGCTTCACCCCTGCTGATGTCCAGGAGGCGGTGCAGTTGTGCAGCGACTTTCCCTCGGCTCTCAAGTTCCTCTCCCACGAGTGCCCCATCTGCCAGGAGATGATGTCCTTCTGCAAG ATCGTCACTATGACCCACTGCTCGTGTGCCTTTTGTGAGGCCTGCTTCAAGGCCTACTTCTCAGCAGCCATCAAGGAGAAGAGCATCGCCCACATGGTGTGTCCCCTGTGCAGCCAGCCGGACGTTCGTACCCAGGGGCTCACGGAGGGGTTGATGGACTACTTCAGCCTGCTGGACACCAAG ATCAGACATTATCTGGATCCTCAGACCCATGAGTTGTTCCAGAGGAAGCTGAGAGACAGAGCCTTACAAGAAATGCCCAACTTCCGCTGGTGTGCCCAT TGCTCGTTCGGCCTTCTACACGAGGCAGACCGATTAAGGATGGACTGCCCTAGCTGTGGGAAAAGCACCTGCTCCCGATGCAAGACTGCT tggGCTACCCAGCATGAGGGGCTCTCATGTCAGAAGTTCAAAGAGTGGAAACTCCACAATGACCCAGAGCACCACACTACACGACTAGAGATCCTCCTGAACAAGAACAAAATAG AGTGTCCAAAATGCGAGTTTGTGTTCTACCTCTCCAAGGGTGGTTGCCTCCATTTCAAATGCACCCAGTGCCAGCATGAATTCTGTGGCAGCTGCAAAAGGTCCTTCAAATTAGGCTCC GCTTGTAAGTTCTCTGCTGAGTGTGGTACTAAGGGGTTACACGCCCACCACCCCAGGGACTGCCTGTACCACCTAAGGGACTGGAGTGTGACCAGACTTCACAAGCTACTACAG CATTACAGAGTCTCCCTCTCAAATCGGATCAAAGAAGACTTCACTAAGACAGGCTTTAGAG gtgtgtgtgctgttctggAGCTACGAGACACGGGCGGTAGGAAGGAGGAACCGTGTGGTCGACCAGCTCTTACTGAGCACAACGGCTACTGCGC ACTCCATTATAAGGAGTACCTGGTTGAAATCATTAACCGAAGTCAGGCCGACCCAGCGGTTCTGTTTGACGCAGCAGAGATCGTGACAGAGTTACAGAGATGGCATGTCCCTGTTCCACAGAggaagcctcaagaacctgagCCACTCTACATACACCGCCTCAGACTG ATACTTACCCAGAGTGTTCGCCTGAGGGACCATGGCACTCCTGTGAAGGTGAAAGGTCACCTTTGCCCACCTATGGGAAGCATGTGGCCTGCTGCCCAGGACATCTCAGCTAGTGGCTTCTCAGAAGACTCCCAGTTATTGTTACTACTCAATGACTAA
- the dnajc1 gene encoding dnaJ homolog subfamily C member 1 isoform X2 translates to MYAALKDLKVFLAFSILFTFSVPICAWDTDLELFDLVEEIPQSFYEFLSVEQDASSADIRKAYRRLSLTLHPDKNKDENAETQFRQLVSIYEVLKDEERRQSYNDILVNGLPDWRQPVFYYRRVRKMSNGELGFLLFLILTVGHYAVIWSIYLEKQLDELLSKKKKEKKKKLNSKSADESKCIGQDKAERCQDKPHWQDILPLKLSIWLYLSLKSLPQAIQDMKQYYEDYKQMKIEEKEEAQAMAEQETTQKEKRPKVKKPKFEFPVYEPAIMDTGFLPSYDQGTSIEEIEDQMDHWLDDSKSEKKKTPEWTEEDISLLTRSMAKFPGGTPGRWEKIAHELGRSVTEVTTKVKQVKDCVTNTSGLVKLSELKGTCTTGKATRVVSGTVPDSLITQRDNSEAFDPEATSGATEPCDMDDAEGAQALRRRPRKTGSDVGESKVKNRRQKDFDPAAVEDSEDEQSPQTHQALREKSATADDVWTQNQQKLLELALQQYPRGTSERWDKIAMVVPGKRKEECMIRYKLLAELVQKRKQAKS, encoded by the exons ATGTACGCAGCATTGAAGGATCTTAAGGTTTTCTTGGCGTTCAGTATTCTCTTTACTTTTTCAGTTCCCATTTGCGCGTGGGATACCGATCTTGAGCTTTTTGATCTTGTAGAAGAAATTCCCCAATCTTTTTACGAATTCCTGTCGGTGGAGCAG GATGCATCATCAGCAGACATCAGAAAGGCATATCGCAGGCTGTCTCTTACTCTACATCCGGACAAGAACAAAGACGAAAATGCCGAGACACAGTTCAGACAG CTAGTGTCCATCTACGAGGTACTtaaagatgaggagaggagacagag CTATAATGACATCCTTGTCAATGGCCTACCAGACTGGAGACAACCAGTATTCTACTATAGACGAGTCAGAAAGATGAGCAATGGGGAGCTGGGTTTCCTGCTGTTCCTTATCCTAACAGTGGGACATTATGCTGTGATCTGGTCAATCTACCTGGAGAAGCAACTG GATGAACTTTTGagtaagaaaaaaaaggagaaaaagaagaagttGAACAGCAAGAGTGCGGATGAATCAAAGTGTATAGGTCAGGATAAGGCAGAGAG ATGCCAAGATAAACCTCATTGGCAGGATATCTTGCCTCTTAAGTTGAGCATCTGGCTGTATTTGTCACTCAAGTCCCTTCCACAAGCCATCCAG GACATGAAACAGTATTATGAAGACTACAAGCAGATGAAGattgaagagaaagaggaggctcAAGCTATGGCGGAACAAGAGACGACACAGA AAGAGAAGCGACCCAAAGTGAAGAAACCAAAATTTGAATTCCCTGTGTATGAGCCAGCTATAATGGACACCGGGTTCCTTCCATCTTATGATCAGGGCACCTCAATTGAAGAGATAGAGGATCAGATGGATCATTGGCTTGATGACAGCAAGTCCGAGAAGAAGAAG ACACCCGAGTGGACAGAAGAGGACATCAGTCTGCTGACACGGAGTATGGCCAAGTTCCCTGGAGGAACGCCTGGTCGCTGGGAAAAAATTGCCCACGAACTTGGAAGATCAGTGACAGAG GTTACAACAAAGGTCAAACAAGTTAAAGATTGTGTTACCAACACCTCAG GATTGGTGAAGTTATCTGAGCTCAAGGGAACTTGTACCACAGGAAAAGCCACCAGAGTAGTGTCTGGAACGGTACCTGACAGCCTCATCACCCAGCGAGACAACTCTGAGGCCTTTGACCCAGAGGCCACTTCAGGGGCCACAGAGCCATGTGACATGGATGATGCGGAGGGTGCCCAGGCCCTCAGGAGGCGACCCAGAAAGACTGGGAGTGACGTGGGGGAGTCCAAGGTTAAGAATCGCAGACAGAAGGACTTCGACCCAGCAGCAGTTGAAGACAGCGAGGATGAGCAAAGTCCACAAACCCACCAGGCACTCAGGGAGAAATCTGCCACAGCTGATGATGTGTGGACCCAGAATCAACAGAAACTTCTAGAGTTGGCCCTTCAGCAATACCCACGTGGCACATCTGAACGCTGGGACAAGATTGCCATGGTGGTCCCTGGAAAACGAAAG GAGGAGTGTATGATCCGTTACAAACTTTTGGCAGAGCTTGTGCAGAAAAGAAAACAAGCCAAGAGCTAA
- the dnajc1 gene encoding dnaJ homolog subfamily C member 1 isoform X3: protein MYAALKDLKVFLAFSILFTFSVPICAWDTDLELFDLVEEIPQSFYEFLSVEQDASSADIRKAYRRLSLTLHPDKNKDENAETQFRQLVSIYEVLKDEERRQSYNDILVNGLPDWRQPVFYYRRVRKMSNGELGFLLFLILTVGHYAVIWSIYLEKQLDELLSKKKKEKKKKLNSKSADESKCIGQDKAERCQDKPHWQDILPLKLSIWLYLSLKSLPQAIQDMKQYYEDYKQMKIEEKEEAQAMAEQETTQKKRPKVKKPKFEFPVYEPAIMDTGFLPSYDQGTSIEEIEDQMDHWLDDSKSEKKKQTPEWTEEDISLLTRSMAKFPGGTPGRWEKIAHELGRSVTEVTTKVKQVKDCVTNTSGLVKLSELKGTCTTGKATRVVSGTVPDSLITQRDNSEAFDPEATSGATEPCDMDDAEGAQALRRRPRKTGSDVGESKVKNRRQKDFDPAAVEDSEDEQSPQTHQALREKSATADDVWTQNQQKLLELALQQYPRGTSERWDKIAMVVPGKRKEECMIRYKLLAELVQKRKQAKS, encoded by the exons ATGTACGCAGCATTGAAGGATCTTAAGGTTTTCTTGGCGTTCAGTATTCTCTTTACTTTTTCAGTTCCCATTTGCGCGTGGGATACCGATCTTGAGCTTTTTGATCTTGTAGAAGAAATTCCCCAATCTTTTTACGAATTCCTGTCGGTGGAGCAG GATGCATCATCAGCAGACATCAGAAAGGCATATCGCAGGCTGTCTCTTACTCTACATCCGGACAAGAACAAAGACGAAAATGCCGAGACACAGTTCAGACAG CTAGTGTCCATCTACGAGGTACTtaaagatgaggagaggagacagag CTATAATGACATCCTTGTCAATGGCCTACCAGACTGGAGACAACCAGTATTCTACTATAGACGAGTCAGAAAGATGAGCAATGGGGAGCTGGGTTTCCTGCTGTTCCTTATCCTAACAGTGGGACATTATGCTGTGATCTGGTCAATCTACCTGGAGAAGCAACTG GATGAACTTTTGagtaagaaaaaaaaggagaaaaagaagaagttGAACAGCAAGAGTGCGGATGAATCAAAGTGTATAGGTCAGGATAAGGCAGAGAG ATGCCAAGATAAACCTCATTGGCAGGATATCTTGCCTCTTAAGTTGAGCATCTGGCTGTATTTGTCACTCAAGTCCCTTCCACAAGCCATCCAG GACATGAAACAGTATTATGAAGACTACAAGCAGATGAAGattgaagagaaagaggaggctcAAGCTATGGCGGAACAAGAGACGACACAGA AGAAGCGACCCAAAGTGAAGAAACCAAAATTTGAATTCCCTGTGTATGAGCCAGCTATAATGGACACCGGGTTCCTTCCATCTTATGATCAGGGCACCTCAATTGAAGAGATAGAGGATCAGATGGATCATTGGCTTGATGACAGCAAGTCCGAGAAGAAGAAG CAGACACCCGAGTGGACAGAAGAGGACATCAGTCTGCTGACACGGAGTATGGCCAAGTTCCCTGGAGGAACGCCTGGTCGCTGGGAAAAAATTGCCCACGAACTTGGAAGATCAGTGACAGAG GTTACAACAAAGGTCAAACAAGTTAAAGATTGTGTTACCAACACCTCAG GATTGGTGAAGTTATCTGAGCTCAAGGGAACTTGTACCACAGGAAAAGCCACCAGAGTAGTGTCTGGAACGGTACCTGACAGCCTCATCACCCAGCGAGACAACTCTGAGGCCTTTGACCCAGAGGCCACTTCAGGGGCCACAGAGCCATGTGACATGGATGATGCGGAGGGTGCCCAGGCCCTCAGGAGGCGACCCAGAAAGACTGGGAGTGACGTGGGGGAGTCCAAGGTTAAGAATCGCAGACAGAAGGACTTCGACCCAGCAGCAGTTGAAGACAGCGAGGATGAGCAAAGTCCACAAACCCACCAGGCACTCAGGGAGAAATCTGCCACAGCTGATGATGTGTGGACCCAGAATCAACAGAAACTTCTAGAGTTGGCCCTTCAGCAATACCCACGTGGCACATCTGAACGCTGGGACAAGATTGCCATGGTGGTCCCTGGAAAACGAAAG GAGGAGTGTATGATCCGTTACAAACTTTTGGCAGAGCTTGTGCAGAAAAGAAAACAAGCCAAGAGCTAA
- the dnajc1 gene encoding dnaJ homolog subfamily C member 1 isoform X1, which translates to MYAALKDLKVFLAFSILFTFSVPICAWDTDLELFDLVEEIPQSFYEFLSVEQDASSADIRKAYRRLSLTLHPDKNKDENAETQFRQLVSIYEVLKDEERRQSYNDILVNGLPDWRQPVFYYRRVRKMSNGELGFLLFLILTVGHYAVIWSIYLEKQLDELLSKKKKEKKKKLNSKSADESKCIGQDKAERCQDKPHWQDILPLKLSIWLYLSLKSLPQAIQDMKQYYEDYKQMKIEEKEEAQAMAEQETTQKEKRPKVKKPKFEFPVYEPAIMDTGFLPSYDQGTSIEEIEDQMDHWLDDSKSEKKKQTPEWTEEDISLLTRSMAKFPGGTPGRWEKIAHELGRSVTEVTTKVKQVKDCVTNTSGLVKLSELKGTCTTGKATRVVSGTVPDSLITQRDNSEAFDPEATSGATEPCDMDDAEGAQALRRRPRKTGSDVGESKVKNRRQKDFDPAAVEDSEDEQSPQTHQALREKSATADDVWTQNQQKLLELALQQYPRGTSERWDKIAMVVPGKRKEECMIRYKLLAELVQKRKQAKS; encoded by the exons ATGTACGCAGCATTGAAGGATCTTAAGGTTTTCTTGGCGTTCAGTATTCTCTTTACTTTTTCAGTTCCCATTTGCGCGTGGGATACCGATCTTGAGCTTTTTGATCTTGTAGAAGAAATTCCCCAATCTTTTTACGAATTCCTGTCGGTGGAGCAG GATGCATCATCAGCAGACATCAGAAAGGCATATCGCAGGCTGTCTCTTACTCTACATCCGGACAAGAACAAAGACGAAAATGCCGAGACACAGTTCAGACAG CTAGTGTCCATCTACGAGGTACTtaaagatgaggagaggagacagag CTATAATGACATCCTTGTCAATGGCCTACCAGACTGGAGACAACCAGTATTCTACTATAGACGAGTCAGAAAGATGAGCAATGGGGAGCTGGGTTTCCTGCTGTTCCTTATCCTAACAGTGGGACATTATGCTGTGATCTGGTCAATCTACCTGGAGAAGCAACTG GATGAACTTTTGagtaagaaaaaaaaggagaaaaagaagaagttGAACAGCAAGAGTGCGGATGAATCAAAGTGTATAGGTCAGGATAAGGCAGAGAG ATGCCAAGATAAACCTCATTGGCAGGATATCTTGCCTCTTAAGTTGAGCATCTGGCTGTATTTGTCACTCAAGTCCCTTCCACAAGCCATCCAG GACATGAAACAGTATTATGAAGACTACAAGCAGATGAAGattgaagagaaagaggaggctcAAGCTATGGCGGAACAAGAGACGACACAGA AAGAGAAGCGACCCAAAGTGAAGAAACCAAAATTTGAATTCCCTGTGTATGAGCCAGCTATAATGGACACCGGGTTCCTTCCATCTTATGATCAGGGCACCTCAATTGAAGAGATAGAGGATCAGATGGATCATTGGCTTGATGACAGCAAGTCCGAGAAGAAGAAG CAGACACCCGAGTGGACAGAAGAGGACATCAGTCTGCTGACACGGAGTATGGCCAAGTTCCCTGGAGGAACGCCTGGTCGCTGGGAAAAAATTGCCCACGAACTTGGAAGATCAGTGACAGAG GTTACAACAAAGGTCAAACAAGTTAAAGATTGTGTTACCAACACCTCAG GATTGGTGAAGTTATCTGAGCTCAAGGGAACTTGTACCACAGGAAAAGCCACCAGAGTAGTGTCTGGAACGGTACCTGACAGCCTCATCACCCAGCGAGACAACTCTGAGGCCTTTGACCCAGAGGCCACTTCAGGGGCCACAGAGCCATGTGACATGGATGATGCGGAGGGTGCCCAGGCCCTCAGGAGGCGACCCAGAAAGACTGGGAGTGACGTGGGGGAGTCCAAGGTTAAGAATCGCAGACAGAAGGACTTCGACCCAGCAGCAGTTGAAGACAGCGAGGATGAGCAAAGTCCACAAACCCACCAGGCACTCAGGGAGAAATCTGCCACAGCTGATGATGTGTGGACCCAGAATCAACAGAAACTTCTAGAGTTGGCCCTTCAGCAATACCCACGTGGCACATCTGAACGCTGGGACAAGATTGCCATGGTGGTCCCTGGAAAACGAAAG GAGGAGTGTATGATCCGTTACAAACTTTTGGCAGAGCTTGTGCAGAAAAGAAAACAAGCCAAGAGCTAA